The DNA segment CGGGACCGGCCGGGCGCGCGGGGGCGGGAGGCCGGGGAGGCAACGGCTGACATCCGCGATCAGGCGCTCCCCGAGGACGGCGGCTCTCCGCTTTCCCGGCCCGGTCCCGTGGAAAGGCGTTCGTGCTCGTCCTCCCAGACCCTCAGCAGGACTTGGGGGTCGGCGCCACAGGTACGCGCGTACCGGAGGATGAAGCGGCGGGGCGGGAACGCGGCGCCGCTGAGGACCCCGGCGAGGTAGTCGGCGCCGACCCCGGTCCGGTGCGCCAGGATCTCGTGCTGGAGCCCTGCTTGCCGGCGCACTCGTTCGAGAACGACACCGATGTGCGTGGGACCCGTCAGCGGGCGGTTGCGTGTTTCGGACATTGCTGGGCTCCGCTGGGCTCTGGGGACGTGCTGGTTCATGCCTGGAGCTCGGTCAGGGGAGTTGTGCGGACTGGTTCGGGAATGACGCTAGGCGCGCGAAGGCGCCACCTCTTCCGCTTTCCCGAACCGGGTTCGGCGGAGCGCCCCGGCGACTTCCGCACGGCGGCCTTCAGCGGCGCCCGACCGGCTGCACGCCGTTCGATTCACATGACGGGTGCGGGAGCCGGACGGATCTGTCGATCACCGCTGCTGAAAGGCTTGTTCGGGCCGCCGTACGACAAACGCGCGGCGGTCCGCGTGCGAATTGCCGCCGGCGACTCGCCGCCCCGATCGGGACGCGATCCGGCAGTGCGATGAACCGGTGGTCCGACGGCTGCACTTGCACGGGCGAGCGACGGCTGAATCGAGACATTGTTGCCTTAAGCACGCATACATCACCGGCTCCGGGGCGATCCTGGAATCGCCGGCCGGGATGCAATTGCATCTCGGCGACGGGGTGTTCGTTCACCGTGGGAGGAAGTTCGGTGAGGAAGTCGATGTATCGGTCACGGCAGGACGCGGACGACGCCGGCGTGGTGTGGCGCAAGAGTTCGCACAGTTATCCGGAAGGGGAGTGCGTCGAAGTCGCACAGCCGTCGGGCGCCCAGGTGCTCTTCGACGACTCGAAGGTCCGCGCGGGCCGCGTGATGGAGGTTTCCACGGCCGCCGCGGTCGCCTTCGTGACCGCCGTGCGCCGCGGTGACATCTGAGGCGACGGCAACCAGCGCCGGGCGCGCCGCCCGCTTCCGCGAGCGGCGCGCCCGGCCGCCGGAGTCGTCACGGCCTACCGGTGTCCCGGCCGGGTCGAGTGGTCGGGCGTGAAAGATTGCTGACGCTCCATCAAATAAAACGAGCGGCTCTGGACATCACCGGTAACAGGCCAGTATGGATAGGGATAATGCAAGTGCATTCCGTCCCTGACGGGGCGGATGATCAGCGGATACCTGGGGGTGTGCCGTGGCGGAACAGCCTGTGCCTGGACAAGGACAGGACGGTACGAACACGGACTTAGGGCAGGACAGGGCCCACAGTGCACGCATGTACGACTACTATCTCGGCGGAAAGACGAATTACCTCGTGGACCGGGAGGCCGCCCAAGAGGTGATCCGGGTCTTCCCGGCGATCGAGACCGTCGCGAAGGTCAACCGGGCCTATATGCACCGGGCCGTCCGCTATCTCGCGGAACAGGGGATCCGGCAGTTCATCGACGTGGGGACCGGCATCCCCACCTCGCCCAACCTCCATGACGTGGCACAGGAAGTCGCCCCGGACTGCCGGGTCGTCTACGTCGACAACGACCCCATCGTCCTGGTCTACGCCGACGAGCTCCTCGACGGGACCCCCGAGGGGCGGACGGCCTACGTCCAGGCCAACGCGACCAAGCCGGACGAGGTGTGGGCCGCCGTACGGGAACGGGGCATCCTCGACCCCGAACTCCCGGTCGCCCTCAGCCTGCACGCCCTGATGCACTTCGTCACGGACTCCCAGGAGCCGTACGACATCGTCAGGAGTCTCCTCGAACCACTGCCGTCAGGCTCGTACTTGAGCCTGAGCCACTGCACCGGAGAGTTCGACCCCGAAGCCTGGCAGGCGATCATCGACACCTACGCGGAGGCCGGCACCTCCGTCCAGGTGCGCGGCCGGACGGAGGTGCGGCGCTTCTTCGACGGCCTCGAACTGGTCGACCCGGGCGTGGTCCTCGCCCACCAGTGGCACCCGCGGCCCGGCAGCGGACCCGGGGTGCTCAGCGAACGGCAGGTGTCCCTGTACACCGGCGTCGCCCGCAAACCGTGACCGACGCGGTGCGGCGGAACGCGGTGCCCGGCGCGGACGGCCGACGCCTCAAGGGGCCGGCAGTCTCCGGTACATGCGCGCCAGGTCATTGAGTTTGCGGCGCGCCGCGTCCGGCCCCAGCCCCTTGAAGCGCAGCTCGTCGAAGACGACCTCGCGGTGGTCCACCAGTTCCTCGTCCTGGATGAACAGCCCGCCGTCCAGGTTCTCCGCGTAGGCGACCTTGGGCACCCGGCCCTCGAAATCGAAGATCGTCGTGGTGCCGAGCTCGACCGGCAGATCGGAATGACGCGCCGGATCGACCAGTCGCAGCTGGTAGTTGCGCCGCTCGGACAGGCCGGCCAGATGCTCCATCTGGCCGGCCATGATCCCTGGGGAGCCGACGCGATTGAGCAGCGCGGCCGTGTGGACCACGATGATCAGCTTCTTGCCCGCGGCGGCCTCGAACCTCGCCTGCCGCTCCTTGCGCAGCTCCAGCAGCGCGTCATGGGTGCCGGGCGCGCCGCGGCCCCGCCTGATCAGGGCCTCGGCGTAGGCCGGTGTCTGCGCCAGGCCATGCAGCAGATCGCTGCTGTACGCCTTGATGCGCGTCGCCATGTCCTCGAAACTGATCACCGCCTGGAGGTACGGCTGCGCCACGGCCGACCATTCCTGCCACCACGTCGGCTGGTTGGCGATCTCGGCGAGTTCGAGGAGGACGCCCTGTTCCTTCCCGCTCCCGATCTCGTACACCACGAAGAGCCGCAGCAGGTCCTTCTCCTTGAAGTGGTGCATGCCGCTCTCGATCCGGCTCAGCTTCGAGGAGGAGCAGCCCATCCGGCGCGCCACCTCATCCTGTTTCAGGCCGAGTTGATGGCGCCGGCTCCGCAACGCGTGCCCGAGCAGCATCCGGGGCGCGGACGGAACGGCCTCGTCCTTGAGATAGCGCACCGTGCCCCGGCGGCCCGGCCGGTCCCCGCCGCTCCCGCCCTCGGCCGGCCCCGGGAGCCCTGCTATCCGCCTGATCAACGTTCCCTCCTCGCCTCTACCAGTGGGACTGCCCGCGCCCCCGTCCCGCGGGGACCCATAGTGCACAGCCTCGCGCCTCGCGGAGACCGAATCACCGGAAAACCCGGATCGGCACGGATGTCCACCCGCGTACGGCCCTTACGGGCACTCACCAGGAGAAGACGAAGCGGGCGTCGTGGTCAACGTGGCGACCCCTGGCGGGAGTTGGCGCGCGGCGCGATCGGCGGATATGGGCGGGAGGCCGACGGGGGCCCGGAGGTACCCTCCCGCGGTGACCTCACCTGCCCGGCCCCTCGTGGCCCCCGACTTCGTCGTACCGCCGCCGCCCGCCACCGACCGCTTCCGGCTGGAACCCCTCGGCCCCCGGCACAACGCCGCGGATCACGCCGCCTGGACCTCCAGCATCGCCCACATCCGCGCCACCCCCGGCTTCGCCGGCCGCTCCTGGCCCCCCTCGGAGGGCATGTCCCTGGAGGCCAACCTCGACGATCTCCGCCGGCACGCCGAGGACTTCGACCACCGCACCGGCTTCACGTACACCGTCCTGTCGGTCCCCGACGGCGATGTCATCGGCTGTGTCTACATCTACGGCTCACGCCAGGACCCCGACGTCACCGACGTCCGTTCCTGGGTGCGCGCGAGCCATGCCTCCCTCGACGCCGGGCTCCATCGCGTCGTCAGTGACTGGCTGGAGCGCGCGTGGCCCTTCGAGCGGGTGGCGTACGCCCCTCGCTGAGCCACCGCGCCGAAGGATCGCCCGTGAACCGCGTTCCCGGCGGCGGGTTCTGCCGGGGCGCGGATCAGCCGCGCGCCCTACTCCGCCGCTTCCTCCCGGAGGCGGCGGCTCCGGGCCCGCCGGACGAGTGCCGTGCCCGCCGCAGCGGCGAGGAAGACACCGCCCGCGGTCCAGGCCAGAACACCGGTGCGGGAGTACGTCCCGAGGGTGTGGGCCGCCTGGTCGGTGGAGCACGCCTTGCCGGCCGAGGCAGCGGTGACGCGCAGGCGCGCCCATGGCCGGGCCGGGTCGCTCAGCCGGGAATCGTGCCGGTAGACGACGTAAAGGCCGGGCTTGGTACCGCACTTGAGCGTGGCGGTGGCGGTCAGGACGGCCCTGGCGCCCCGCAGCACGGGCCGGTCGGCGAACGCGCGGGAGGTGAGGCTGATGTCCCCGTCCGCACCCTCGTCGTCGTTGTCGGTGACGGTGACGCGGCTGCCGGCCCGGAAGGCGCGCACGTCCCATTCCGACTGGGGCCAGGTGGAGTCCGGCGCCCAGCGCTCCTCCCGGGGCGGCGCGGGCAGGTGCCGCACCCTGTCGCGACAGGCCCGGCGCGCCTCCTCGCCGACCGGTCGCACCCGCACCCGCGCCCACCGGAGCGGGTGTTCGTCCGGGCCGGTGTCTCCGGCGCCGCGCCGGGTGACCGGCAGGACGCCGGGCCGGGCGTCGCAGGCGATGGTGACGGTGGTGGTCAGCAGCGGATGCATCATGCGCAGCGTGCCCGTCGCCACGAACGCGGACGAGTGCAGGGTGTCCCCGTACGCGGCCTCGCCGGACCGGGCGTCGACCGTCAGCGTGTCGCCGGGCCGCACCGGGGTGACGCTTCCGTACGTGAGCGAAGGCGTGGACGGCGCGGCCGAGGCGTGGCCGGCCGCCGCCAAGGGCAGCAGGAGGGGGAGGGCCGCTGCCCACAGGGTCCTGCGGAGTCTGTCCATCGCCTGTGCCTTGTCTTTCTTCCGACGCCGTGTCAGCCGGCGCCGCCGCTCGGTATGCTGATCCTCTTCGTGGCGAACATATGTGCGATATATGCGCTTTCAACGGTCCGGTATCGCTCACCGTTCGGCTCCCTCCTAGACGGAAAGACACCTTGGTGCGTTCCAGCTACAGATGGGTTCCGGTCCTCGCGCTCGGACTGGGCGCGGGCATATTCGGCGCCACCCCGGCCTCCTCGACGGAGACCGCCCGGCCCACGCCCCCCGCGACCGCCCCGAACGGGCCCGGTCTCGCCGGCGAGGAGAAGTACTGGACGGCGGACCGCATGAAGAACGCGGTCCCGGCCGACGGGCCCGCGGCCCCGGCCGCCCCGCGACAGGGGGTCGGCGCGCAGCGGGCCGCCGGCCACGCCGCGCCGCCGGCCGGCACGCCCCAGCCCCAGCACTTCGCGGGCCACCCGATGGTCGGCACCTTCTTCTTCGACGGCAAGCCCCTCGGCGGCGACACCTACTGCACCGGCAGCGTCGTGCACACGGCCGCCAAGGACATCGTGCTGACCGCCGGACACTGCGGCCTCGGCCTGAGCAGGGCCACGCACCGCGTCTTCGTCCCGCAGTACCGCGGCGGCAAGAGTGCCGCGCAGCAGCCGTTCGGCCTGTTCCCGGTGCTCCAGGTCTACACGGACCCCCGCTACACGGCGAACACCAAGTCGGCGGCCTCCGACCTCGACCTGTCCTTCGCCCAGGTCGACGCCAACAGCCACGGCGAGGTGGAGGACGCCACCGGCGCCCTCACCTTCACCCCCACGACCGGCTACCGGCACCAGGTCACCGTCATCGGCTATCCCGGCTCGGGCGGCGTCAACCCCGGCCACACCCCGGTCCGTTGCCCCGTCACCACCTCCCAGCTGCCCGGGTTCCGGCAGCTGCGCATGGCCTGCAAGGGCTTCTACGGCGGTGTCTCCGGCGGCCCGTGGATCGAGGGCTACGACAGTGCCACGGGCCGGGGCGACGTCATCGGCAACACCGGCGGATACAACGGCGGCGGCAACGACGCCAACGACGACTGGGTGTCGTACGCGCCCCTCTACGGCAAGGACGCCCAGGACCTGTTCCAGCACGCGGCGGCCCACCAGCAGTTGGGCAAGAACCCGCCCTACGTGGGGACGACCGACCCTTGGCTGCCCGGATCGGCGAGCACCTGGAAGAAGGCCGCGCTGATGTCCTCCGGCGACTTCCGGGGGACCGGCCACAGCGACATGATCGTGGTCTGGACCGACGGCGAGGTCACGCTGTACCCCGGCGACGGACACGGCGGCTACGGCACCGAGCGGCAGCTGGTGGCGCCCAACAGCACCTGGAAGAACGCCAGGACGATCACCGCGGGCGACTTCACCGGGTCCGGCCAGTTCGACCTGCTGGTCCGCTGGACGGACGGCGAGGTCACGCTGTACGGCGACGTCGGCTCCAAAGGGCTGAAGTGGGCCGGCACCCGGATGATCAAACCCAACGCCACCTGGAAGAACGCGGTCCAGATCAGCGCCGGCCGCTTCGGCACCACGCGGTACGCCACCGACCTGATCGTGCGCTGGGCCGACGGCGGGCTCACCCTCAACACCAATGTCGGCGCCGGCACCTTCGGGCAGAAGCACCAGCTCAAGGCCCCCAACGGCACCTGGAAGAAGGCCACCCTGCTCACCAGCGGCGAGTTCTCCGGCAACCGGAAGTGGGACCTCGTGGTCCGCTGGGCCGACGGCGAACTCGACAACTACCCCGGCACCGGCACGTCCGGCCTCGGCGCCGAGCGGCGCATCCAGAACCCCGACGGGCGGTGGGCCCAGGTCGCCGCCATGACGACCGGCGACTCCACCGAGAACAACCGCACCGACGACCTCGTCGTCCGGCGGTCCGACGGCGAGACCACCATGTACACCGACACGCCGGGCAACACCCTGGGCACGGAGCACATGCTCGTCGCGCCGACGTCCTGAGACGTCCTGACGTTCTGAGACGTCCTGACGTCCTGAGCGAGCGGGGCGGGCGACCCGGTCCCGGCGGGGCCTTTCCGGTCCGGTGCGCCTACGCGGCGTGCCGTGACGCGGACAGCCAGGCTCGGTAGCGGCGCAGCGCCCGTCGCTGCCTGCGCTGCTCGGAGACGAGGGCCAGCGCCGGATGGGTGCGGGGCGTGGGACGGCTTCCGCGCGCGATGCGGCGCATCTGGTGGCGGACCTGCGCCATGCCGGCGGTCGCGGCGAGCGCCTTGTCGGACCAGGTCACCGGCCGCAGCCGCGCGTCGGCCTCGCGGCCCTGACGCCAGCGGTCGGGCAGGTCCGGCGTGACGGCGAGGGCCGTGCCCATCCCGACCAGCGCCACCCCGCTGTCGAGCACCCGCTCCGCGGTACGGCGCCGGGTGATGCCGCCGGTGAGCATCAGCGGCAGCGGGCTGGTCGTGACCAGGTCCTTCGCCAGGTCGAGGAAGTACGCCTCGCGGGCCTGGGTGCGCGCGTCGGCGGGGCGGCCCGACATCGCCGGGCTCTCGTAGCTGCCGCCGGACAGCTCCACCAGGTCGACGCCGAGGGGTGCGAGCATCTCGATCACCTGGCGCGCGTCGTCGGCGTCGAACCCGCCGCGCTGGAAGTCGGCGGAGTTGAGCTTCACCGCGACCGCGAAGGACGGGGAGACGGCGGCGCGGACCTCGCGGACGACGTCGAGCAGCATCCGCGCCCGGTTCTCCAGCGATCCGCCCCAGTCGTCGGTGCGCTTGTTGACCAGCGGGGACAGGAACTGCGACAGCAGATAGCCGTGCGCGGCGTGGATCTCCACACCGTCGAAGCCGGCCTGCTCGGCGCGCCGGGCGGTGACCGCGTACCGGGTCACGGTGGCCCGGATCTGCTCGGGCGTCATGGCCACGGGCCGGCCGAATCGGCCGCTGTGCCTGCCCAGGTCGACGGCGACCGCGGACGGCCCCCATACGACCCCGGGCATGTCGGACGCGATCTGGCGGCCGGGGTGATTGATCTGCATCCAGATCGCTCCGCCGCCGGACTTGCCGGCCTCGGCCCACTCGGCGAACGGTTCGAGAGGCGCCGCCTCGTCGAGCACCACGCCGCCCGGACCGGTCAGCGCCTCGGCGTGGACCATGACGTTGCCGGTGATCAGCAGCCCGGAGCCGCCGGCGGCCCAGCGCCGGTAGAGCCCGGACAGCTCCTTGCCGGGGAGCTGGCCGTCGCCGGCCATGTTCTCCTCCATGGCCGCCTTGGCGATCCGGTTGTCCAGTACCTGTCCGGAGCGCAGGGACAAGGGCGAGAACAGCTCGCTGGTCATCCGCGTTCCCCTCTCGATCTCGATCGCTTACGATGTATGCAGCGTTCACATTAAGGCGCCGATGTAAGCGCCGTAAACATGAGGGGGTGTGACCTATGTCGCAAGCGAGCGGCACGTACCACCACGGCGATCTGCGCGCCGCCTGCCTGCGGGCCGCGCGGGACCTGCTGGAGGAGGACGGCAGCGCCGGGCTCTCCCTGCGGGCGGTGGCGCGGCGGGCCGGTGTGTCGGCGGCCGCTCCCTACCGCCACTTCGCGGACCGCGAGGCGCTGGTCTCCGCGGTCGCCGCGCAGGGCTACCGCGAACTCGCCGGGCACCTGGCCGCGGCGCACCCCTCGCCCGCGACCCCTGGCGAACTCGCGGCGGTCGCCGTCGCCTACGTGCGCTTCGCGCTGGACCGGCCGGCGTTGTTCCGGGTGATGTTCGCGGAGCCCTGCGATCCCGGCAGCGAGGAACGGGTCGGCGCGACCAGCGCTCTCGCGGAATACGTCCAGGGCATCGTCCGCGGCGTCTTGCCCGGCGCCGATCCGGACGTGCTCGCCACCACGGTGTGGGCCCTGGTGCACGGCCTGGCGTTCCTGTACCTCGACGGCAAGCTCGACGCCTCCACCCCCGAGGCGGTCGCCGACCGGGTGGGCGCGGCCGTCCA comes from the Streptomyces sp. SUK 48 genome and includes:
- a CDS encoding DUF397 domain-containing protein; translation: MYRSRQDADDAGVVWRKSSHSYPEGECVEVAQPSGAQVLFDDSKVRAGRVMEVSTAAAVAFVTAVRRGDI
- a CDS encoding SAM-dependent methyltransferase; this encodes MPGQGQDGTNTDLGQDRAHSARMYDYYLGGKTNYLVDREAAQEVIRVFPAIETVAKVNRAYMHRAVRYLAEQGIRQFIDVGTGIPTSPNLHDVAQEVAPDCRVVYVDNDPIVLVYADELLDGTPEGRTAYVQANATKPDEVWAAVRERGILDPELPVALSLHALMHFVTDSQEPYDIVRSLLEPLPSGSYLSLSHCTGEFDPEAWQAIIDTYAEAGTSVQVRGRTEVRRFFDGLELVDPGVVLAHQWHPRPGSGPGVLSERQVSLYTGVARKP
- a CDS encoding helix-turn-helix transcriptional regulator; translated protein: MIRRIAGLPGPAEGGSGGDRPGRRGTVRYLKDEAVPSAPRMLLGHALRSRRHQLGLKQDEVARRMGCSSSKLSRIESGMHHFKEKDLLRLFVVYEIGSGKEQGVLLELAEIANQPTWWQEWSAVAQPYLQAVISFEDMATRIKAYSSDLLHGLAQTPAYAEALIRRGRGAPGTHDALLELRKERQARFEAAAGKKLIIVVHTAALLNRVGSPGIMAGQMEHLAGLSERRNYQLRLVDPARHSDLPVELGTTTIFDFEGRVPKVAYAENLDGGLFIQDEELVDHREVVFDELRFKGLGPDAARRKLNDLARMYRRLPAP
- a CDS encoding N-acetyltransferase yields the protein MTSPARPLVAPDFVVPPPPATDRFRLEPLGPRHNAADHAAWTSSIAHIRATPGFAGRSWPPSEGMSLEANLDDLRRHAEDFDHRTGFTYTVLSVPDGDVIGCVYIYGSRQDPDVTDVRSWVRASHASLDAGLHRVVSDWLERAWPFERVAYAPR
- a CDS encoding VCBS repeat-containing protein — encoded protein: MRSSYRWVPVLALGLGAGIFGATPASSTETARPTPPATAPNGPGLAGEEKYWTADRMKNAVPADGPAAPAAPRQGVGAQRAAGHAAPPAGTPQPQHFAGHPMVGTFFFDGKPLGGDTYCTGSVVHTAAKDIVLTAGHCGLGLSRATHRVFVPQYRGGKSAAQQPFGLFPVLQVYTDPRYTANTKSAASDLDLSFAQVDANSHGEVEDATGALTFTPTTGYRHQVTVIGYPGSGGVNPGHTPVRCPVTTSQLPGFRQLRMACKGFYGGVSGGPWIEGYDSATGRGDVIGNTGGYNGGGNDANDDWVSYAPLYGKDAQDLFQHAAAHQQLGKNPPYVGTTDPWLPGSASTWKKAALMSSGDFRGTGHSDMIVVWTDGEVTLYPGDGHGGYGTERQLVAPNSTWKNARTITAGDFTGSGQFDLLVRWTDGEVTLYGDVGSKGLKWAGTRMIKPNATWKNAVQISAGRFGTTRYATDLIVRWADGGLTLNTNVGAGTFGQKHQLKAPNGTWKKATLLTSGEFSGNRKWDLVVRWADGELDNYPGTGTSGLGAERRIQNPDGRWAQVAAMTTGDSTENNRTDDLVVRRSDGETTMYTDTPGNTLGTEHMLVAPTS
- a CDS encoding NADH:flavin oxidoreductase/NADH oxidase family protein produces the protein MTSELFSPLSLRSGQVLDNRIAKAAMEENMAGDGQLPGKELSGLYRRWAAGGSGLLITGNVMVHAEALTGPGGVVLDEAAPLEPFAEWAEAGKSGGGAIWMQINHPGRQIASDMPGVVWGPSAVAVDLGRHSGRFGRPVAMTPEQIRATVTRYAVTARRAEQAGFDGVEIHAAHGYLLSQFLSPLVNKRTDDWGGSLENRARMLLDVVREVRAAVSPSFAVAVKLNSADFQRGGFDADDARQVIEMLAPLGVDLVELSGGSYESPAMSGRPADARTQAREAYFLDLAKDLVTTSPLPLMLTGGITRRRTAERVLDSGVALVGMGTALAVTPDLPDRWRQGREADARLRPVTWSDKALAATAGMAQVRHQMRRIARGSRPTPRTHPALALVSEQRRQRRALRRYRAWLSASRHAA
- a CDS encoding TetR/AcrR family transcriptional regulator — protein: MSQASGTYHHGDLRAACLRAARDLLEEDGSAGLSLRAVARRAGVSAAAPYRHFADREALVSAVAAQGYRELAGHLAAAHPSPATPGELAAVAVAYVRFALDRPALFRVMFAEPCDPGSEERVGATSALAEYVQGIVRGVLPGADPDVLATTVWALVHGLAFLYLDGKLDASTPEAVADRVGAAVHALFTAQAKSPAAVTG